The genomic region AATTAATCTAAAGATATAACTATGAGTTTATAAGACAAAAAATATACATTGATCAAAAAGTGATGTGTAAGGATCAcctcattttatttaattatagcCTAAAAGCgacatttaaaaaaataatatttgtaacatTAAGAATGATACATTAAAATTGATATAGTTATTTGAGATAGTTGTAACAAATTACATATACAATTGCATTTTCTAACACTTTATGTATAGCTCTAAAGGCCATCCTTGGAATAACTCTATAAATTATAGAAGTATATTGAGCTTCAACTCTTTTTTCCTTTTCATTGTTTgcgataatattaatatatataataggtCAAATGATTCGGTGGTATACATAGAGCATATCCTAACGGTCTATGGTGGTAGTAAAATGTCTCAAACGACCATAACACACTGTCTCTCGCTCTATACGTCCTTCAACACACTGAACGACACATTGAAACAGAGCGAACACTATTGAAATTGAAACTAAAATTTAAATTACATTAAACCAACAACCACCTACCATTAGCCTTAAACATACATATATGTTAGCAGACTATTATTATTATGCATGGTTTTCTTGTATTGGGTCTGCGAGCCTGGTTGATTATTTCTATGGGCCTGCGAGCCCACCTAGTGCTAGGTTTCTATTCTATATATTCATTGTACGCACACTGTTTTGGGGGAAATCAATCACCCGATAATTATGCAGCCTGTACGCACACTGTTTTGGGGGAAATCAATCACCCGATAATTATGCAGCCTAACATGGTATCAGATGCCAAAATAATCTCCCAATCCTAACAAACAAAACCACAACCCTAATATCCTTCTTGTTTCTGGCCGCCACTGCTCTGTTCATCTCTATCGCCTTTCATCGCCTGGAATCATGGCACCAAACAACAAGTATGATAAAATTTACACCGTCACTTCTGTCGCTCATCTTATACCCATCAAACTTGACCTTGCTAAACTCAACTATGGTCACTGGAGCAAGCTTTTTTCGACCCACTGTGCGGGTTTTGATGTGCTTCCTTTCATCCAAGGAACATTAACAAGCGAGGAACGATCCACCGAAGAATGGTCCAAGGCCGATTCTGTTGTTCTCTCATGGATCTTTCTCACAATTTCCGAGCCCTTATTAGAAAGGGTTCTTAATTCAGAACCAAAAAACGCTCACGATGCCTGGCAATTCCTTGCAACTGTTTTCCAGGACAATAAACGAGCCAAGACTGTTGAACTCATGGCCGAACTTAAAGCTCTTGACATCGGCACTCAAACCGTGGAAGAATACTTTCGAAAATTGGATTCTCTGTCCACCTTGTTACGCAATCTTGGATCCAAAGTTGATGAAGATGATCTCGTGACTTATGCTATTAACGGGTTAAATGAAAAATTCCCTCATGCTTCTCACAACATACTTCACAGCAACCCGTTCCCGAGCTTGGCAACCGTTCGATCCATGATAACCTTGGAAGAGATGCAACTCAACAGAAAAACGCGAGCCACCACCGAAAGTCTCGCCACACCATCAAGTCCAACGGTCCTCCTGGCTCATACGACCACCGGGAATACTCGATCTCAACCGGCCACCAACCACCCTCAACAGGTTTGTCGCAACTTCACACGAGGGTTCTGTCGTTTTGCTGATCAATGTCGATACTTGCACCATTCCAATCGCCAAAATACCTCTGGTAATATTTGCTCTTCTCATGGTAATTTTTCTACTGGACACTCGAGTAATTCTACCAACAGCAGGCCAAATGGCAATAGTCAAGcccaattattaaaaataattgaagCCCAACAATATGTCATTAATAATCTCCATCTGACTGGTGTGGCCCAACGTTCAAGTCCTGCTCTAATGGCACCATTAACTACTTTCAGGAATACTGGACAACAGCCCCTCTCGGCCCAGCAACAATATTCTGTCCAGCAGCCTTTTAATGGCCCAATTGCTCCACAGGCCAATGTTGTTGGGCCAACTCAGCTTACCAGTCCAGGCCAATTGTTTTCACAGCCTATCCAAACTGGACCACCAGGATTTCGTGGGCCATTGCAGCCTACACTTCATGGGCAGCAGCCCTCCTTTGGGCCGAATCATCCTGAATTTTCGGGTACGCATCAACAGCCCACTTATAGCCAAGAGACAATAATTCCGCATGCTTTTAGCACTACTACTCTCCCGGACTACAGTAACACGGGTTGGACTATGGACACGGGTGCGTCCATCCATCTCACATCTAGCATTAATAATTTAagta from Rutidosis leptorrhynchoides isolate AG116_Rl617_1_P2 chromosome 9, CSIRO_AGI_Rlap_v1, whole genome shotgun sequence harbors:
- the LOC139867824 gene encoding uncharacterized protein, producing MAPNNKYDKIYTVTSVAHLIPIKLDLAKLNYGHWSKLFSTHCAGFDVLPFIQGTLTSEERSTEEWSKADSVVLSWIFLTISEPLLERVLNSEPKNAHDAWQFLATVFQDNKRAKTVELMAELKALDIGTQTVEEYFRKLDSLSTLLRNLGSKVDEDDLVTYAINGLNEKFPHASHNILHSNPFPSLATVRSMITLEEMQLNRKTRATTESLATPSSPTVLLAHTTTGNTRSQPATNHPQQVCRNFTRGFCRFADQCRYLHHSNRQNTSGNICSSHGNFSTGHSSNSTNSRPNGNSQAQLLKIIEAQQYVINNLHLTGVAQRSSPALMAPLTTFRNTGQQPLSAQQQYSVQQPFNGPIAPQANVVGPTQLTSPGQLFSQPIQTGPPGFRGPLQPTLHGQQPSFGPNHPEFSGTHQQPTYSQETIIPHAFSTTTLPDYSNTGWTMDTGASIHLTSSINNLSTIFNHCMYPSVAVGDGNSIPVVNTGHSVLPNINRPLHLSNVLVTPNIVKNLISVRRFTRDNKVSVSFDEFGFSVKDYLTRRLLLRCDSTRDLYPLTTPTPTPAQHALITTPSIWHQRLGHPSTDFFRRICSSNSISCTNNKSDVLCHACQLGKHVRLPFTSSTSHVTSLFDIVHSDLWTSPIPSLSGYKYYVIFLDHYSHYLWVFPVGNSITTKYTNSSETMAYKYVSHAHKRPNKMANPNA